From Homalodisca vitripennis isolate AUS2020 chromosome 1, UT_GWSS_2.1, whole genome shotgun sequence, the proteins below share one genomic window:
- the LOC124353016 gene encoding tryptophan--tRNA ligase, cytoplasmic: MSVESGIQDFTEKMTLNDGKEDEDDVVDPWNVQSKNKTGVDYDKLIKRFGSSKIDQELLTRWEKVTGKPIHHLMRRGIFFSHRDMHTILNLKEQGKPFYLYTGRGPSSDAMHLGHLIPFIVSKWLQDVFDVPLVIQLTDDEKFLWKDLTVEETIKLARENAKDIIACGFDVENTFIFSDFNYIGQCPGFYQNIVRIQKSVTFNQVKGIFGFGDSDVIGKISFPATQAAPALSTSFPFIFGAKKLNCLIPCAIDQDPYFRMTRDVAPRLGFPKPALLHSVFFPALQGAETKMSASDPNTAIFLTDTPKQIKNKVNKHAFSGGRDTIEEHREKGGNCSVDISYQYLRFFLEDDEKLKTVEQEYSSGAMLTGELKKLLIETVTPIVQAHQQRRAAVSEEVVTQFMTPRPLRFMNQ; encoded by the exons atgtctgtTGAAAGTGGTATTCAAGACTTCACTGAGAAAATGACTCTGAATGATGGTAAAGAAGATGAAGATGATGTTGTTGATCCTTGGAATGtccaaagtaaaaataaaactggagttgattatgataaattaatta AACGATTTGGAAGTTCCAAAATAGATCAAGAGCTGTTGACTCGCTGGGAAAAAGTCACTGGGAAACCCATACATCACCTTATGAGGCGGGGTATTTTCTTCTCTCACAGGGACATGCACACAATACTGAACCTAAAGGAACAAGGAAAACCATTTTACCTGTATACCGGGAGAGGTCCATCCTCAGACGCTATGCACCTGGGTCATTTGATCCCTTTCATTGTGTCTAA GTGGCTGCAAGACGTGTTCGATGTGCCCTTGGTCATCCAGCTGACTGATGATGAAAAGTTTTTGTGGAAAGACTTGACAGTAGAAGAAACCATAAAATTGGCCAGAGAAAACGCTAAGGACATAATCGCTTGTGGTTTTGATGTagaaaacacttttatattttctgatttcAACTATATTGG GCAGTGCCCAGGGTTTTATCAAAACATTGTGAGGATACAAAAGTCGGTGACATTTAATCAGGTGAAAGGTATATTCGGCTTTGGTGATAGTGATGTCATTGGTAAGATCAGCTTTCCTGCCACCCAGGCAGCGCCTGCTTTGTCCACATCGTTTCCTTTTATTTTTGGTGCCAAGAAACTTAATTGTCTCATTCCTTGTGCTATTGATCAG GATCCTTACTTCCGTATGACGAGAGACGTCGCACCCAGACTAGGTTTCCCAAAGCCTGCATTGCTTCATTCCGTGTTCTTCCCAGCACTCCAGGGAGCCGAGACGAAGATGTCTGCCAGTGACCCCAACACAGCTATATTTCTCACAGACACTCCAAAACAAATCAAGAACAAG GTAAACAAGCATGCATTTTCTGGTGGCCGAGACACTATCGAGGAACACCGAGAGAAAGGAGGAAACTGCTCAGTAGATATCTCCTACCAGTACCTCAGGTTCTTCCTTGAAGATGATGAGAAGTTGAAAACTGTAGAACAG GAGTATTCTAGTGGAGCAATGTTGACGGGAGAGCTGAAGAAGCTGCTAATAGAGACTGTAACGCCGATAGTACAAGCACATCAGCAGAGGAGAGCGGCAGTGTCAGAGGAGGTGGTGACACAGTTCATGACCCCTCGACCCCTCAGGTTCATGAATCAGTAA